ACAACACGGTCTTCTTGCTGTTGCCCCAGACCCGCAACAGCAACTGTTGCATCTGCAAGCGGGTCTGGCTGTCGAGGGCGCCGAAGGGTTCGTCCATCAACAGGATTTGCGGGTCGTTGGCCAGTGCGCGGGCGATGGCCACGCGCTGCATCATGCCGCCGGACAACTGCTTGGCGTAGTTATCGGCGAAGGCACTGAGGCCGACTTCGTTGACGTAATAGTCGACGATGTCCTTGCGCTGCGGTGCCGACATGCCGCGTCGCTTGAGTCCGAATTCGACGTTCTGGCGCACGGTCAGCCAGGGGAACAGGGTGTAGCTCTGGAACACCATGCCGCGATCCGCGCCCGGCCCTTGCACCTGCTGGCCGCCGACATAGATCTCGCCCGAGGTGGGCTCGGCCAGGCCGGCGGTGAGGTACAAAAGACTCGACTTGCCGCAGCCCGAGGGGCCGACCAGCACCGCGAACTGCTGGTCCGGCACCTCGAAAGACACTTGTTCCAGCGCGGTGAAGGTGCTGCCGTCGGGTTTCTGGTAGCGCAGGCTGACCTTGTCGACTTGCAGCCGTGGCGCAGCCTGTATTGGGGTCACGGCGGCGGTGACGAGTCGATGATTGCTAGCGGTTACTGAGCCCATGCGGTGATCCTCAGGCGTAGGAAGCGGAACAGTTGATCGGTGACCAGGCCCAGCAGGCCGATGATCGCAATGGCCAGGAAAATCACATCCACCTGGAAGCCGCGCATGGCCTTGAGGCTCAGGTAACCCAGGCCGCTGGAGGCTGCCACCAGTTCGGCGACCACCAGGTAAGTCCAGGCCCAGCCCATGGTCACGCGCAGGGTGTCGAGCACACCGGGCAACGAGGCCGGGGCAATCACATGCAGCACCGCGTCGCAACGGCTGGAGCCCAGGGTGTAGGAGGCGTTGACCAGATCCTTGGAAATGCCCTTGGACACGTCGGCGATCATCACCAGTTGCTGGAAGAACACGCCGAAGATAATCACCGACACCCGTTGTTCCAGGCCGATGCCGATCCACAGGATGAACAGTGGCACGAACGAGGTGACCGGCAGGTAGCGGATGAAGTTGACCATCGGTTCGAGGAACGCCTGGACGATGCGGAAGCTGCCCATCAGCAGACCCAGCGGCACCGCCACCAGCGACGACACGACAAAGCCCACCATCACCACTTCCAGGCTGGCCCAAACGTGCGTGCCGAGCGTGCCGTCACGGGCCAGGCGCGCAGCCGCCTCCAGTACGGCACCGGGTGTAGGCAGGAACATCGCCGGTACCAGGCCGCCATAGGACAGGCCGGCCCACAGGCCGACCAACAGGATCCACGCCAGGCCGCTGGCGCTCCAGATCACCGACACCGGCAGCCCGGTCTTGGGCGTGACGCAGCGGCTGACCCACGAATTTCGCTTGAACATGGCGGGTCTCCTAGAGCGGGCTGACGAAGCGGTTGTCGACCAGATCGTCATTGCTGACGTTGTACGGTTTGCCCTGAAGTTCACTGGCGGTCTCGTTGGCCAGTTTGATCAGTTCCGCGCTGTCGCCGGGCTTGCCCACGGAGCCCAGCAACTGCTCGCTCATGGCCTGGTCGTAGAAGCGCACACCCTTGGCCGCGGCCGCCAGCTCCTTGGGATCGGACAGGTATCCGCCCACGCCTTTGGCCATGATTTCGTAGGCCTTTTCCGGATGGTCCTTGGTGTACTGCACCGCCTTGTACAGGCCGGCCACCAGGGCCTTGACGTCCTCTGGCTGTTTTTCGATGACCGTGCAGTTGAGCGCCACCACGTCGACGATCACCGCCGGCGTGCTGCTGCTGTCGATCAGCACCTTGCCTTGTTGCTTGTCGCGCACCATCGACAGATGCGGTTCCCAGGTGACGGCGGCGGGCACGCGACCGGCGATGAACGCGGTGGCGGCGTCGTCGGCCGTCATGTTCTGCACGGTAATGTCGCTCATGCTCATGCCGTTCTTCTTCAGCAGATACGACAGCCAGAACTGCGACGTCGAACCTTCGTTGACCGCAACGGCCTTGCCCTTGAGCTCCTGCAGGCTCTTGACGTCCTTGCCCACCAGCACGCCGTCGCCGCCATGGCTGTCATCCAGTGCCGCGACGGCCTTGAAGCAGAATTGCGGGCGGTATTTGAGCACTTCATCAATGGTCGAGGCCGACCCCGACAGTTGACCCGAAGCCTGGGCCGCCATGTACATCGAGGCCTCTTCGACCACTGGCAATTCGACGGTCAGGCCGTTCTCCTTGAAGTAGCCCAGGTCCTGGGCGAGGTAGAGGGTGCCGTAGCCGACCCACGTGGTATGGCCGATGGACAAGGTGCCGGCCTGGGCACTGCCGGCGACGGTTGCGGCCAGGGCGGTGACCGCCAACGGAAGAGTTAAACGGGTAAGCAAGGACTTGGTCATGTTGCACTCCCAGAACGATGGTTTTTTTTGTTCGTACATGTCGGGGCAGTGGGCAGGGCGCCCGAGAAAGCGGAGGTCGTGGGGTCTCTGCCGGACCCTTTGCCTCTGTCAACGGCAGGGATGTTGGCTGATGTCTCGGGGCAGGAAAACCAGTAAATATGTCGTTACTGACTAGGAAAAAAGTGGCTTGTGCTTTGGCTGGTGGTCCGGGGGCTTTGCAGGAGCTGTCGTGCGCAGCGAGGCTGCGCCTGCAGAGGTGGTGTGGCTTGGTGCTCAACCCTGTAGGAGCGAGCCTGCTCGCGATAGCGGTGTGTCATTCGGCAAAAATGTTGGCTGACATGGCCTCATCGCGAGCAGGCTCGCTCCTACAGTGGGCATAGGGAATCAGCGCAGTCGTTCAAGCATCTGGTAGTACCACATGCCCGCCGCCAGCATCGGGTTGCCGAGCAGGTCGCCCATGGGCACGCGGATGTGCTGGCAGGCGGCGAAGGTGTCGAACTGCTGCAGTTGCCCGGTGATCGCCCGGCCCATGATTTCGCCCATGATGTGGGTGGTGGCGATGCCGTGGCCGGAGTAGCCCTGGCAGTACCAGACGTTGTCCGACAGCTTGCCCAGTTGCGGAATGCGGTTGATGACGATGCCCATCGCGCAGCTCCACTGGTAGTCGATGGCCACGCCCTTGAGTGCCGGGAACGTGCGCTCGATGCACGGGCGCAGTTCGGCGGCGATGTCCCGCGAATCCTTGCCGCTGTAGTTGGCGCCACCGCCGAACAGCAGGCGGCCGTCGGCGGTCAGGCGGTAGTAATCGAGCACGAAGCGGCAGTCATACACCGCCAGGTCTTCGGGGTTGATCTCTTTCGCCAGATCCCCCAGCGGCGCAGTGGTGACGATGCCGCCCATGGCCGGGAAGATCTTGCCCTTGAGCTGGCCGGGTTCGAGCTTGTGGTAGACGTCGCCGGCCAGCAGCACCTGGTTGGCGTCGATGCGGCCGTGGGCAGTGCGCACTCCGGGCGTCGGACCATGAATGATCTCCAGCACTTCGCTGTTTTCAAAAATCAGCGCCCCGAGGCTTTCCGCCGCCCGCGCTTCGCCGATGCACAGGTTCAACGGATGCAGGTGCATGTTGCGGGTGTTCTTGATCGCGCCGTGGTAGAGGTCGCTTTGCAACAGGTCGCGTACCTCACTGCGGTCGAGCAGGCTGACTTCATCGCCCATGCCACGGCGCACCGCTTCCTCGTAATCCTTGCGCAGGCCGTCCATGTGGCTCGGCTTGTAGGCCGCATGCAGATGCCCGTGCTTGAGGTCGCAGGCGATGCCGTATTTTTCCACGCGCTGCTTGATGATCTGGTGCCCGCGCCAGCGCAAGTGCCAGATGAAATCGTCCACCTCATCGCCGAGGGTACGACGCATCTGCTTGCGCATCGCTTCATCGCCCGAGAGGCTGCCGGTGACCTGGCCACCGTTGCGCCCGGTGGCGCCCCAGCCGATCTTGTGGCTTTCGACGATGGCGACCTTCAGGCCTTTTTCCGAAAGCTCCACGGCCGTGGCGACGCCGGTGAAACCGCCGCCGATGATCACCACGTCAACCCGGTGCTGGCCTTGCAGGGTGGGGTAGTCGGTTTCCTGGTTGAGGGTGGCGGTGTAGTAGGAGTTGGTGCGTTGGGTCATGAAAAAATATCCAGGCAAAAAAAGTGGAACCTTGTAGGAGCGAGCCTGCTCGCGATAGCGGTGTGTCATTCACCAAAAATGTTGGCTGATATGACCTCATCGCGAGCAGGCTCGCTCCTACAGGGAATTGCGTGTATCCAACTGGCTTACGCCTCCGTCAGATACCACCGCCAATCCTGCTCACCCACTTCAGCCATGAACTGCCGATACTCGGCGCGCTTGACCGCCAGATACACCCCCAGAAATTCCTGCCCTAACGCATCCCGCGCCCACGCCGAATTCTCCAGCGCCGTCAGCGAAGTCAGCCAGTCGGTTGGCAGCAATTGCTTGGCCTGCGCATAGCCGTTGCCTTGCACCGGTTCACCCGGATCCAGGTCTTCGCGAATGCCGCGATGAATGCCCGCCAGGATCGCCGCTGCCGCCAGATAGGGGTTGGCATCGGCGCCGCAGATGCGGTGTTCGATGTGTCGGGTATGGGCCGGGCCGCCCGGCACGCGCAGGCTGACGGTGCGGTTGTCGACGCCCCAGGTCGGTGCCAGCGGCGCATAGCTGTTGGCCTGGAAGCGCCGGTAGGAGTTGGCATTGGGGCAGAACAGCAGCAGCGAATCGAGCAAGGATTCGAGCATGCCGCCGATGGCCGTGCGCAGCAGCGGGGTGCCCGCCGGGTCCTCGGATGCGAACAGGTTGCGGCCTTCGGCATCGGCGATGCTCACGTGCATGTGCATGCCGGTGCCCGCCAGATGATCGAAAGGTTTGGCCATGAACGTGGCCTGCATGCCGTGCTTGTGAGCGACGGCTTTGACCAGGCGTTTGTAGCGCACCGCCTGGTCCATCGCCTGCAAGGCATCGCCGTGTTCCAGGGTGATTTCCACCTGCCCGGGGGCATATTCGGAGATCGCTGTGCGCGCTGGAATATCGTGGAGTTTGCAGGCGGCATAGAGGTCGGCGAGGAACGGTTCGATCTGTTCCAGCTCGCGCAAACCGTAGACTTGGGTGTGTCGCGGTCGGCCACCGTCGGCATCCAGCGCCGGTTGCGGGCGACCGTTCTGATCACGCTTGGCATCGAGCAGATAGAACTCCAGCTCGCAGGCCATCACCGGGTAATAACCCTCGGCTTTCAGATCGTCGATGACCTTGATCAGCAGGTGGCGCGGGTCGGCAATGCTCGCCGGCATGCCTTCTTGCGGGTGCATGCTGACCTGCACGGCGGCGGTCGGAATCTGCCGCCACGGCATGCGCACCAGGCTGCCTTCCAGCGGGTAGGCACGGCAGTCGATATCGCCCACGTCCCAGACCAGCCCCGAGTTCTCGACGTCTTCGCCTTGTACGGTCAGGCCGAGGATGGTACTGGGCAGCGGCCGCCCGCTTTCGTACACCGCCAGCAGTTCTTCGCGGTGCAGCAGTTTGCCGCGCGGTACGCCGTTGGCATCGAGAATGAACAGCTCGAACATCTCGATGTCCGGGTTGTTGGCGAGAAAGTTTTGCGCATCTTCAAGGGCTGCGAATTTCATGGTTCGTCACTCACGTTGGCGCCCCGCGGGCGCACGGATTCAGGCCAGGACACGACGACGGATACAGGTCCGGTGCGTGCTGACAGCGATAGCGAAAAGGGCAGGGGCTCGCGCCGTTGTAAACGGACTCAGGCGAGCAGGCAGCTATCCGGCGGGCGTGCGGAGTGACGCAGTTTTGAGCGGCTCAGGGCCATGGGCAGGTTGACGATTCGGTTCATGAGGCAATGCCGTCCAAGGCCTGCTGCGAGGCGGCCTGAAGCGAGACGTGATGCTCTGACGGTGCGTTACGCATGACTCATGTTTCCAGAGGCGGAAATCGTCGGAGGCCGTTGGCCGGCCATCCGTGGGTGTCTGGATACTAGGGGTGAAAGGGGGTGCGTGTAAATGTTTGTTTCATCGCACAAGGAACACAGCGAGTCCGATCAGGCCACAACCGATCAGCACCTCGATCACCCCACGCTTGAACCGCAGCAGTGCCACGGCAGCGGCGAGGGCGATCAGCAGGGAAGGCCAGTCCAGCCGGCCGCTGAAGCCTTGGGGCCAGAGCACGTGGTAGGCGAAGAAGCACGCCAGATTGAGAATCACACCAACCACCGCCGCCGTAATGGCGGTCAATGGCGCGGTGAATTTGAGCTCGTTGTGGGTCGATTCCACCAAGGGTCCGCCGGCCAGGATGAACAGAAACGAGGGCAGGAATGTGAACCAGGTCACCAGTGTCGCGGCCACGGCGCCGGCGACAAAGGCCTGGTCCGCGCCGAACACCTGATGCACATAACCACCGATGAAACCGACGAAGGCGACGACCATGATCAAGGGGCCAGGTGTGGTTTCGCCGAGCGCCAGGCCGTCGATCATCTGCGTCGGTGTGAGCCAGCCGTAGTGGCCGACCGCGCCCTGGTACACGTACGGCAACACGGCGTAGGCGCCACCGAAAGTCAGCAAGGCCGCCTTGGTGAAGAACCAGCCCATCTGGGTCAGCGTGCCTTGCCAGTCGAACAGTGCAGTGAGCAGGGCCATGGGCAGCGTCCACAACAGAGCGCCGATCAACATCAGGCGCAGCAACTTTGCGCCACTGAATCGGGCGTGGGCCGGTGTGGGGGTGTCGTCATCGATCAGCGCCGGGCCAAAGCTTTTGTTCGCCGCACTGTGTCCGCCAATGCTGAATTTTTCCGGTGCCAGTCGCCCGCCGAAATAACCGGTCAGCGCCGCGCCCAGCACGATCAGCGGGAAGGGCACGTTGAGTACGAAGATGGCCACGAACGCCGCCCCGGCGATTCCCCATAGCCAGCCATTCTTCAGGGCGCGGGAACCGATCCGGTGCGCGGCCTGCACCACGATGGCCGTCACCGCCGGCTTGATCCCGTAGAAAAGCCCGGCCACCGCCGGCACTTCACCGAAGGCGATGTACACCCACGACAGCGCGATCAGGATGAACAGCGACGGCAACACGAACAGCGCGCCGGCGATCACGCCGCCCCAGGTGCGGTGCATCAGCCAGCCGATGTAGGTGGCCAGTTGCTGGGCCTCGGGACCGGGCAGCAACATGCAGTAGTTGAGGGCGTGGAGGAAGCGCCGCTCGGAAATCCAGCGCCGACGCTCGACCAATTCCTGATGCATGATCGAGATCTGGCCGGCCGGCCCGCCGAAACTGATGAAGCCGAGCTTGAGCCAGAAGCGCAGGGCTTCGCGCAGGCTGATGGGTTGGGGCTTTGCGGGCTCGTCTTTCCGTTTCGGGGCAGGCGTGAGGCTCAAGGGTCGTTTCCCTGTGTCGAGGCGCTTTGAGCCTGTGACTGTAGCTAGGCGGGAGGCGCTTGCACAGGCGATTGTTGATCGGCCACCCGCCAGCGTTCGACGGCGGTCCGATCGCTGTCACGGGCATCGACCCAGCGCGAACCCTGCGCGCCATCCTCGCGCTTCCAGAACGGCGCATCGGTCTTGAGGTAATCCATGATGAACGCGCAGGCGTCGAAAGCCGCTTGCCGATGCTGGCTGCTCACGCCCACGAAGACGATCGGGTCGGTGACCGACAACTGGCCGATTCGGTGCACGATCACGACCTCGTTCAGCGGCCAGCGGGCCTGGGCGTTGTCGATGATTTTTTCCAGCGAGCGCTCGGTCATGCCGGGGTAGTGTTCCAGAAACAGACTGCTCACGAACTCGCCCTGATTGATGTCCCGCACGTAGCCGACAAAACTGACCACGGCACCCACCGCCGGATCATTGGCCCGCAGGCTGTCGATCAACTGCCCGGCATCGAACGCTTTGTATTGCACGCGAACCGTCATGCCTCAACCCCCGGTGACCGGTGGGAAAAAGGCGATCTCGTCGAAGTCCTCGATCGCCCGATCGGTGTGGCACAGCTCCTGGTTCAGCGCGCACATCAGGTTGTTCTCGCCCAGCACCTCGGACCATTTTTCACCACGGGCCATCAGCAGCCGGCGCACGTCTTCGATGGTCCTGAGGTCGTCGTTCAGGGGTAGTCTTTCACCGCCCAGGCTGAGCTGCTCGCGGTAGCGGGCGAAGTAGTTGATCAGGATCATTGGGCGTCCTCGAAGGTGAAGTGGCCCGAGCGACCACCTTGTTTGCTGAGCAGGCGGATGTCGTCGATGACCATGCCGCGGTCCACCGCCTTGCACATGTCATACAGAGTCAGGGCGGCCACGCTGACGGCGGTCAGGGCTTCCAGTTCGACACCGGTCTGGCCTTCGACGCGGCAGGTGGCGACGATTTTCACGCTGTCCGGCGGGCAGGCCTTGAGTTCGACGCGGATCGAACTGAGCAGCAGGGTGTGGCACAGCGGGATCAGCTCGCTGGTTTTCTTCGCCGCCATGATCCCGGCGATGCGCGCCACGGCGAACACATCGCCCTTGGGGTGGCCGTCGCCCTGGATCAGCGCCAGGGTTTGCGGGCGCATGCGCACCCAGGCCTGGGCTTGCGCCTCACGTTGGGTCGCTTGCTTGTCGCTGACATCGACCATGTTGGCGTGACCCTGGCTGTCGAGGTGGGTCAAGCCAGTGGGGGGTATATCCGAAGGGGTTGTCACGGGTTACTCCTGCGCCTGTCAGCGCGGTGATCGTGTGGAGGCATCATGCCGGGCTGAAGTTGCGCAGTGCAGTGCAGCGCTGAATCAAGTTCAGGCTATGGGTAACTTATTAGTGCGTCCAATCACTTGTTCCGATGTGCCGATTGGTGATGTCTATTGCGATGTTCGAAGTTGTCGTTTTTATATTTAATTAATCAACGAACATTATTTCTGAGTAAATAAAAGTTTGGCTTCGGCGAAGCATTTTTCGGCAATCGCCGAACGCGGTTCGGTCTTGCGCATCACCAGGCCCAGGGGCGCGAGCACACTGGCATCCGGCAGGTCGATGAACGCCAGGTGTTCGATGGGCTCTTCCAGGCCGCTGTCCAGCGGCATGATCGCGCAGCAAAAGCCTTCGTGGATGGCCTGGAGCAACTGGTAAGTCGAGTCGCTTTCCATGATCGGCTGCGGGTTCAGCCCACGGCTGCGGAAGCTCAGGTCGATGGATTTGCGGTAGTGCATGCCCGTGCTGAGCATGCCCAGGGGCAGTTCGGCGGCGTCTTCCCAGCTCATTTCAGTGCCGTCGAAATGGAAGTGGCGGGTGTCGTAGAGCAGGCCGACGCGGGTCTCGCCGATCTCGAAGCACTCGAAGTAGTTGGGGTTGACGTGATCCAGGTAGCACACGCCCAGGTCCAGTTGATTGTTGCCCAGGCTTTCGATGATCTGGTCGGAACTCAGGGATGACAGGCTGAACTTGAGTTCGGGGAAGCTGTGGGACAGGCCCTTGATGTAGCTGACCGGGTTGAAGCTGCTCAGCGGCACCAGGCCCAGTCGCAGGTGACCTACCAGTTGACCCCGGCACGCCGCGGCTTCGGCGAACAGCCCGTCATGGGCGGCCAGCAGGGTCTTGGCCCAGGCCAGCACCCGTTCTCCGGCCTGGGTGAACCCTTCGAAACGCTGGCCACGGGTGACCAGTTCCAGGTCCAGTTCATCCTCCAGGTTGCGCAGGCGCATCGACAGGGTCGGCTGGGTAATGTGGCAGCGCGCGGCGGCCTGGCCGAAATGACGGGTCTGCTCGAGGGCGATCAGGAACTTGAGTTGTTTGATGTCCATGACGGCACCTGCTGGGGGATGGAAAGAGAGGTAAGTATTGACTCGGGTGCACAAGACACAAGGTGTGTGGACGATCTCATTGTCACGGGCGAGCGTCCAATCACTGTTATTTAAAGGGTTATCGATCAGCTCTATCGAACCCCTGTAGGAGCGAGCATGCTCGCGATGAACGCACAGGCAACGCGGGCATTCAGAAAGAGTGCGTTATCGTTGACGACCATCGCGAGCAGGCTCGCTCCTACAGGGTATTGGGTGCATCCGTTAGTTGGTGATAGACGGGGTCGATAGTGTGGTTGGTTAGAGTGATTAGACAATATTTGTTCGGCGGACTTAGTCTCTGAAAGTTATTTAACTTATATCTGCCGGAGAGTCTCATGAGCGTTAAACCGGATGCACTGTTTATACCCTTGAATATTGCCGTGCTGACGGTGAGCGATACCCGTGAATACGCCAATGACACCTCCGGGCAGTTGCTGGTCAGTCGCCTGCTGGAAGCCGGTCACACCCTCAGTGAACGCAACCTGCTCAAGGACGACCTGTACAAGATCCGTGCGCAGGTGGCGACCTGGATTGCCGACGACAACATCCAGGTGGTGCTGATCACCGGTGGCACGGGCTTCACCGGACGCGACAGCACGCCGGAAGCGGTGGCCTGCCTGCTGGACAAGCAAATCGATGGTTTCGGCGAGCTGTTCCGGGCCATTTCCATCCTCGACATCGGCACTTCTACCGTGCAGAGCCGGGCCCTGGCCGGCCTGGCCAATGGCACGCTGGTGTGCTGCCTGCCCGGTTCCACCGGCGCCTGCCGCACTGCCTGGGAGGGCATCCTCGCCGAACAGCTGGACGCCCGGCATCGGCCCTGCAATTTCGTCCCGCATCTGAAATCCGTGCAAGCCTGCGGGCCTCGCGGATGAATACAGCCTTGAAGAACGCTTCGCCGCTGATGCCGGTAGAGGAGGCCATCAGCCAATTGCTGGCCATGGCCGAATTGCGGCGACTACAGGACAGCGAATCGATACCGCTGAGTGCCGCCCGGCAACGGGTGTTGGCCAATGATCTGCTGGCGACGCTGGATCTGCCGCCATGGCCCAACAGTGCCATGGACGGTTATGCCCTGAACGTGGAAGGTTGGGACGGCCGGCCGTTGCCGGTGTCGCAGCAGGTGTTTGCCGGGCAGGCGCCCGCAGCGCTGGCAGCGGGCACCTGCGCGCGGATCTTCACGGGGGCGCCGGTGCCAAAGGGCGCCAATGCCGTACAGATGCAGGAGAACACCCGCGTGCTGGAGGACGGGCGCATCCAGTTCATGCAGCTACCGGCCGCCGGCAGCAACATCCGCCCGCAAGGCCAGGAGAACCGCGCCGGTGATGTGTTGCTCAAGGCCGGCAAGCGCCTGGGACCATTCGAGCTGGCGGTCGCGGCGGCGCAGGGCTGCACCCATGTGCAGGTGGTGCGCCGGCCTCGCGTGGCATTGCTGTCCACCGGCAATGAACTGCTCGAACCCGGTACACCGCTCAAGCCAGGCAGCATCTACAACAGCAATCGCACCTTGTTGAACCACTGGCTGGAGGCCTTGGGTTGCGAGGTCATCGATGCCGGGATTCTGCCTGACGAGCTGAAGCAGACGCGGCTGCGGCTCGAACAATTGCAGCACGGGGCGGACCTGATCCTGACCACCGGTGGCGTGTCCGCCGGAGATGCCGACTGCCTCGGCCAGGTGTTGCGCGAATGCGGTAAACCCTTGCTGTGGAAACTCTCGATCAAACCCGGAAAACCCCTGACCGTCGGCCAGTTCGGCGAGGTACCGGTGATTGGTTTGCCGGGCAATCCGACCTCGGCGCTGGTGACCTTTGGCCTGCTGGCGCGGGCCTATCTGTTGCGGATTCAAGGTGTGGAATCGGTCGAGCCGCTGAGCTTTCCGGTCCCAGTGGACTTTGCCTGGCCCAAGCCCGGAAGTCGCCGGGAATACCTGCGCGTCAGACTGGAAAACGGCCGGGCGGTGCTTTATCCGAACCAGAGTTCGGGTGTGTTGTTGGGGGCATCCTGGGCCGATGGGCTGGTGGAAGTGCTGGAAGGCCGGACGCTGAAAGAGGGCGACAGTGTGCAGTTTATCCCGTTCAGTGAACTGTTCTGAATTGATGTTGAATGAATTGTCGCCATCGCGAGCAAGCTTTGCTCCTACAGGTTTTTGTGTCGTTCGCTTGGTTCGAGAACGACACAAAACCCTGTAGGAGCAAAGCTTGCTCGCGATGAGGCCAGTACATTCAACAAAGAAATTTCGCTTATCAGCTCAGAACGAAATCCACCGGCTCAAGCTGCGGCGGCAGTTCGGTGGCGCCCATGGCACTCAGCACATCGCGCTCGATGCCGCGCACGATGGCGTCAGTGGGCAGGTCGTTTTCGTCGCGGCCGAAGGGGTCTTCCAGTTCGTCGGCGATCGCATCCAGGCCGAAGAAGGTGTAGCTGACAATCGCGGTGAAGATCGGTGTCAGCCAGCCCAGCGGCTCGGCCATGGCGAAGGGCAGAAGGATGCAGAACAGGTAAATGGTCCGGTGCAGCAGCAGGGTGTAGGGAAACGGCAGCGGCGTGTTCTTGATTCGCTCGCACACCGCCTGTGCATGGGTCAGGCTGGTCAGGTGGTTGGCCATCAACGTGTAGCGCCAGTCGTTGATAGCGCCGGATTCGCTGAGTGCCGAGCAGTGCTGGCCGACCCGCAGCAGCACCTGTCCGCCGATGTCCTGGGTGCCGGCGTTGGGCAGCGGCTGCAGCCACTCACCGCTGGCGGCCAGTTCGTTCTCCTTGCGCAGCCTGGCGTTGAGCGCGTGGGCGAAGCCGCACAGGTTGCTCAGCAGGGTGCGTCGTTCACCGACATCCTTGATGACCTGGGTTTCGCGAATCATCGAGCGAATCGCCACGATCACATCGCCCCAGGCCTTGCGCGCCTCATACCAGCGGTCGTAGCAGGCGTTGTTGCGAAAGCTCATGAAGATCGACAGCGACAGACCCAACAGGGTGAAAGGCGTGGCACTGACCTTGGAGAAGTAACTGGGGTGCAGGGTTTCGGCCAGGACAATGGCCGAGGCAAGCAGCGTCACCATCAGGCTGCGCAGGGCGATGCGCTTGGCAATCGAACCCTTGAGCGACGTCAGGACGCCGATCAGGTTGGGTTTGGGTCTGACGATCATGGTTTCAGCCGCCTGTCATGTTCATGAAGCGCACGACCTGCACATCGTCGTTCACCTCAAAGTTATGCCGATAGGGCTTGAGCTTCATCGCCTCGATAATAGCCTTCTCCAGGCGTTCGGGCTGGCCTGGGTGGCTGCGCAAAACAGCCTTGAGGTCGGCGGAGTGTTCGTTGCCCAGGCACAGCAGCAGGCGTCCCTCCACAGTCAGCCGCACCCGGTTGCAGGTGCCACAGAAATTGTGGCTGTGGGGCGAGATGAAGCCCAGGCGAATGTGCGGCGCCTCGGCCAGTCGCCAGTAGCGCGACGGACCCTGGGTCGATTCGGCGGAGTCGATCAGGGTGTAGCGTTCGGCAATCCGATCGCGCACCTGGGCGCTTGAGAAGAACGACTCGGCGCGGCTGTGCTCGCTGATAGTGCCCAGGGGCATTTCTTCGATGAACGAGATGTCCAGGTTACGGTCGATGGCGAAGCTCACCAGATCATTGATCTCATGGTCGTTGCGGCCCTTCATCACCACGCAGTTGAGCTTGGT
This genomic interval from Pseudomonas putida contains the following:
- the moaC gene encoding cyclic pyranopterin monophosphate synthase MoaC — its product is MTTPSDIPPTGLTHLDSQGHANMVDVSDKQATQREAQAQAWVRMRPQTLALIQGDGHPKGDVFAVARIAGIMAAKKTSELIPLCHTLLLSSIRVELKACPPDSVKIVATCRVEGQTGVELEALTAVSVAALTLYDMCKAVDRGMVIDDIRLLSKQGGRSGHFTFEDAQ
- a CDS encoding MoaD/ThiS family protein, producing the protein MILINYFARYREQLSLGGERLPLNDDLRTIEDVRRLLMARGEKWSEVLGENNLMCALNQELCHTDRAIEDFDEIAFFPPVTGG
- a CDS encoding molybdopterin molybdotransferase MoeA, translating into MNTALKNASPLMPVEEAISQLLAMAELRRLQDSESIPLSAARQRVLANDLLATLDLPPWPNSAMDGYALNVEGWDGRPLPVSQQVFAGQAPAALAAGTCARIFTGAPVPKGANAVQMQENTRVLEDGRIQFMQLPAAGSNIRPQGQENRAGDVLLKAGKRLGPFELAVAAAQGCTHVQVVRRPRVALLSTGNELLEPGTPLKPGSIYNSNRTLLNHWLEALGCEVIDAGILPDELKQTRLRLEQLQHGADLILTTGGVSAGDADCLGQVLRECGKPLLWKLSIKPGKPLTVGQFGEVPVIGLPGNPTSALVTFGLLARAYLLRIQGVESVEPLSFPVPVDFAWPKPGSRREYLRVRLENGRAVLYPNQSSGVLLGASWADGLVEVLEGRTLKEGDSVQFIPFSELF
- a CDS encoding LysR family transcriptional regulator; translation: MDIKQLKFLIALEQTRHFGQAAARCHITQPTLSMRLRNLEDELDLELVTRGQRFEGFTQAGERVLAWAKTLLAAHDGLFAEAAACRGQLVGHLRLGLVPLSSFNPVSYIKGLSHSFPELKFSLSSLSSDQIIESLGNNQLDLGVCYLDHVNPNYFECFEIGETRVGLLYDTRHFHFDGTEMSWEDAAELPLGMLSTGMHYRKSIDLSFRSRGLNPQPIMESDSTYQLLQAIHEGFCCAIMPLDSGLEEPIEHLAFIDLPDASVLAPLGLVMRKTEPRSAIAEKCFAEAKLLFTQK
- a CDS encoding bestrophin family protein; its protein translation is MIVRPKPNLIGVLTSLKGSIAKRIALRSLMVTLLASAIVLAETLHPSYFSKVSATPFTLLGLSLSIFMSFRNNACYDRWYEARKAWGDVIVAIRSMIRETQVIKDVGERRTLLSNLCGFAHALNARLRKENELAASGEWLQPLPNAGTQDIGGQVLLRVGQHCSALSESGAINDWRYTLMANHLTSLTHAQAVCERIKNTPLPFPYTLLLHRTIYLFCILLPFAMAEPLGWLTPIFTAIVSYTFFGLDAIADELEDPFGRDENDLPTDAIVRGIERDVLSAMGATELPPQLEPVDFVLS
- the moaB gene encoding molybdenum cofactor biosynthesis protein B, encoding MSVKPDALFIPLNIAVLTVSDTREYANDTSGQLLVSRLLEAGHTLSERNLLKDDLYKIRAQVATWIADDNIQVVLITGGTGFTGRDSTPEAVACLLDKQIDGFGELFRAISILDIGTSTVQSRALAGLANGTLVCCLPGSTGACRTAWEGILAEQLDARHRPCNFVPHLKSVQACGPRG
- the moaE gene encoding molybdopterin synthase catalytic subunit MoaE — its product is MTVRVQYKAFDAGQLIDSLRANDPAVGAVVSFVGYVRDINQGEFVSSLFLEHYPGMTERSLEKIIDNAQARWPLNEVVIVHRIGQLSVTDPIVFVGVSSQHRQAAFDACAFIMDYLKTDAPFWKREDGAQGSRWVDARDSDRTAVERWRVADQQSPVQAPPA
- the moaA gene encoding GTP 3',8-cyclase MoaA, whose translation is MSERVLIDGFARRVDYLRMSVTDRCDFRCVYCMAEDMQFLPRQRVLTLEEIHQVAQSFVALGTRKIRLTGGEPLIRPGVVELCRNIAALPGLRELCMTTNGSQLAKLAGPLFDAGVKRLNISLDCLDPQRFRELTRTGDLAQVIKGIDAANQAGFRNTKLNCVVMKGRNDHEINDLVSFAIDRNLDISFIEEMPLGTISEHSRAESFFSSAQVRDRIAERYTLIDSAESTQGPSRYWRLAEAPHIRLGFISPHSHNFCGTCNRVRLTVEGRLLLCLGNEHSADLKAVLRSHPGQPERLEKAIIEAMKLKPYRHNFEVNDDVQVVRFMNMTGG